A single region of the Vicia villosa cultivar HV-30 ecotype Madison, WI linkage group LG4, Vvil1.0, whole genome shotgun sequence genome encodes:
- the LOC131597905 gene encoding LOW QUALITY PROTEIN: F-box protein GID2-like (The sequence of the model RefSeq protein was modified relative to this genomic sequence to represent the inferred CDS: inserted 2 bases in 1 codon; substituted 1 base at 1 genomic stop codon), with translation NETSISSATSEGRKMKMVKKTEIEEVSDKNRGLASFDEKMLFEVLKHVDAKMLALPDCGNKEWHKTVQDERLWELICTKQWANTGCGEQQLRYVVLALSGFCRLYSLXFYLFXKPQTSSSSSSTSTCSSSWGPIPKVIRSKPLPRLGKDENHLSLSLCSIRYYEKMNFNNRNL, from the exons AATGAAACTTCGATTTCATCAGCAACAAGCGAGGGTAGAAAGATGAAAATGGTGAAGAAGACGGAAATTGAGGAAGTTTCCGACAAGAATCGCGGGTTAGCAAGTTTCGATGAGAAAATGTTGTTTGAGGTTTTGAAACACGTGGACGCAAAAATGTTAGCGTTGCCTGACTGTGGGAACAAAGAGTGGCACAAAACAGTGCAAGATGAGAGACTTTGGGAGCTGATCTGTACGAAACAATGGGCGAACACTGGTTGCGGTGAACAACAGTTGCGATATGTGGTTCTTGCTCTTAGTGGGTTTTGTCGTCTTTATTCTCTATAATTTTACCTCTT AAAACCTCAAACATCATCGTCATCTTCTTCAACATCAACGTGTTCTTCGTCTTGGGGTCCAATACCAAAGGTGATTCGGTCGAAACCTTTACCACGTTTAGGGAAAGATGAGAATCATCTGTCTCTTTCTCTTTGCTCTATTCGTTATTATGAGAAGATGAATTTCAATAACAGAAACCTATGA
- the LOC131599712 gene encoding disease resistance response protein Pi49-like, with product MGVFNFDDETTSVVAPAILYKALVIDADTLTPKVIDAIKSIEVVEGNGGAGTIKKVTFVEDGETKHVLHKIELVDVANWAYNYSIVGGVGLPDTVEKITFEAKLSEGPNGGSVGKLSVKYFTKGDDAPSEEQLKKDKAKGDGLFKALEGYVLANPDYN from the exons ATGGGTGTTTTCAATTTTGATGATGAAACCACTTCTGTTGTAGCACCTGCTATACTTTACAAAGCTCTTGTTATAGATGCTGACACTCTTACTCCAAAGGTTATTGATGCCATCAAAAGTATTGAAGTTGTTGAAGGAAACGGTGGTGCTGGAACCATAAAAAAAGTCACTTTCGTTGAAG ATGGTGAAACCAAGCATGTGTTGCACAAAATAGAGTTGGTAGATGTTGCTAACTGGGCTTACAACTACAGCATAGTTGGGGGTGTTGGGCTTCCAGACACAGTTGAAAAGATCACTTTTGAGGCTAAATTATCTGAAGGACCTAATGGAGGATCTGTTGGAAAGTTGAGTGTGAAATACTTCACAAAAGGTGATGATGCTCCAAGTGAAGAGCAACTCAAGAAGGACAAAGCTAAGGGTGATGGTCTTTTCAAGGCCCTTGAGGGTTACGTTTTGGCTAATCCTGATTACAACTAA
- the LOC131599713 gene encoding disease resistance response protein Pi49 yields the protein MGVFNFDDETTSVVAPAILYKALVIDADTLTPKVIDAIKSIEIVEGNGGAGTIKKVTFVEDGETKHVLHKIELVDVANWAYNYSIVGGVGLPDTVEKITFEAKLSEGPNGGSVGKLSVKYFTKGDAAPSEEQLKKDKAKGDGLFKALEGYALAHPDYN from the exons ATGGGTGTTTTCAATTTTGATGATGAAACCACTTCTGTTGTAGCACCTGCTATTCTTTACAAAGCTCTTGTTATTGATGCCGACACTCTTACTCCAAAGGTTATTGATGCCATCAAAAGTATTGAAATTGTTGAAGGAAACGGCGGTGCTGGAACCATTAAAAAAGTCACTTTCGTTGAAG ATGGTGAAACCAAGCATGTGCTGCACAAAATAGAGTTAGTAGATGTTGCTAACTGGGCTTACAACTACAGCATAGTTGGGGGTGTTGGGCTTCCAGACACAGTTGAAAAGATCACTTTTGAGGCTAAATTATCTGAAGGCCCAAATGGAGGATCCGTTGGAAAGCTGAGTGTGAAATACTTCACAAAAggtgatgctgctccaagtgaagaGCAACTCAAGAAGGACAAAGCTAAGGGTGATGGTCTTTTCAAGGCCCTTGAGGGTTATGCTTTGGCTCATCCTGACTACAACTAA